Proteins encoded in a region of the Pelobates fuscus isolate aPelFus1 chromosome 11, aPelFus1.pri, whole genome shotgun sequence genome:
- the LOC134577325 gene encoding nicotinamide N-methyltransferase-like, translating into MDVGSSKLYQEPGFKSRVFLDTFFSLNMDKSLQEETLMFPMKQMHKALLSGLIGGDTLIDVTLGPIIHHLLPICTFFKNIIILEFNEECVQEMEKWLNTETEAFDWSHASQFITELGGNRVHWLEQEHMLKKTIKRIVKCDLAKENITDPVILPKTDCLLIAGGLDVVSKDHESYRQNLGKLSSLLKPGGHLILFGALNATFYQVGEHRCHVLTADEPFLRQALTDEGYTIECFEALERKAESSLLDAQHFVFILATKAKLTQEETSVPMLSAQNFPI; encoded by the exons ATGGATGTTGGTTCATCAAAGCTATACCAGGAGCCTGGCTTTAAGTCAAGAGTATTTCTTGATACATTTTTCTCTTTGAACATGGACAAGTCACTACAAGAAGAGACGTTAATGTTTCCAATGAAACAGATGCACAAAGCATTGCTCtcag GTCTTATTGGTGGTGACACCTTGATTGATGTCACTCTGGGCCCAATCATTCATCATCTGTTaccaatctgcacattttttaaaaacatcatCATATTAGAATTTAATGAGGAATGTGTCCAGGAAATGGAGAAATGGTTGAACACCGAAACGGAAGCTTTTGATTGGTCTCATGCATCACAGTTCATAACAGAGTTGGGAGGCAACAG GGTTCACTGGCTGGAACAAGAACACATGCTAAAAAAGACTATTAAGCGCATAGTGAAATGTGACCTTGCAAAGGAAAATATTACAGATCCTGTGATTCTACCGAAAACTGACTGCCTGCTTATTGCGGGGGGCTTAGACGTGGTGAGCAAAGACCATGAAAGCTATCGCCAAAATCTGGGAAAATTATCCTCTTTACTGAAACCTGGAGGTCACCTTATATTATTTGGGGCTTTAAACGCCACTTTTTATCAGGTCGGTGAACACAGGTGCCACGTTTTGACAGCAGATGAGCCTTTTTTACGCCAGGCTCTAACTGATGAAGGTTACACAATAGAATGTTTTGAAGCTCTTGAGAGAAAAGCAGAAAGTTCGCTTCTAGATGCTCAACACTTCGTGTTTATCCTGGCAACCAAGGCGAAGTTAACCCAAGAAGAAACTTCAGTACCAATGCTAAGCGCTCAGAACTTTCCGATTTAA
- the LOC134577014 gene encoding nicotinamide N-methyltransferase-like has product MDARSSKIYHEPGFNSRLYLNELFSINMDKSLQEETFLFPMKMMHKALLSGLIGGSTLIDVTMGPVVHHLLSICTLFKDIIILEFNNDCVKEMEKWLNNETEAFDWSHASQFTTELGGNRVHWLEQEHMLKKTIKRIVKCDIAKENITDPVILPSADCLLIAGVLQVMSKDHESYRQHLNKFSSLLKPGGHLILFEGLNATFCQVGEHRCHVLTADEPFLRQALTDEGYTIECFEAIERKSKSSVIDAQHIVFILATKTKITQEKTAPVPFLSAQNLLI; this is encoded by the exons ATGGATGCTCGTTCATCTAAGATATATCATGAGCCTGGCTTTAATTCCCGATTATACCTTAATGAGCTTTTCTCCATTAACATGGACAAGTCATTACAAGAAGAGACATTCCTATTTCCAATGAAAATGATGCACAAAGCATTGCTCtcag GTCTTATTGGGGGGAGCACCTTGATTGATGTCACTATGGGTCCTGTGGTTCATCATCTGTTATCAATCTGCACACTTTTTAAAGACATCATTATATTAGAATTTAACAACGATTGTGTCAAGGAAATGGAAAAATGGCTCAACAATGAAACAGAAGCTTTTGATTGGTCTCATGCATCACAGTTTACAACGGAGCTGGGAGGCAACAG AGTTCACTGGCTGGAACAAGAACACATGCTAAAAAAGACTATTAAGCGCATAGTGAAATGTGACATTGCAAAGGAAAATATTACAGATCCTGTGATTCTACCAAGCGCTGACTGCCTGCTTATTGCGGGGGTGTTACAAGTGATGAGCAAAGATCATGAAAGCTATCGTCAACACCtgaataaattctcctctttacttAAACCTGGAGGTCACCTAATACTATTTGAGGGTTTAAATGCCACTTTTTGTCAGGTTGGTGAACACAGGTGCCACGTTTTGACAGCAGATGAGCCTTTTTTACGCCAGGCTCTAACTGATGAAGGTTACACAATAGAATGTTTTGAAGCTATTGAGAGAAAATCAAAAAGTTCAGTAATAGACGCTCAACACATTGTGTTTATTCTGGCAACCAAGACGAAGATAACTCAAGAAAAAACAGCTCCAGTACCATTTCTAAGTGCTCAGAACTTactgatttaa